The following coding sequences are from one Halobacteriovorax sp. JY17 window:
- a CDS encoding tyrosine-type recombinase/integrase, which produces MGEKKLEQIAHPFTIYQEFFDNFNSRHTRSSYEIDIRHFLTWAFEELSMKSYADLERAHIIKYRNWLQEVGGRYGQPCAPKTIARKLAALSSYSDFLVEKSILEFNPVSSVKRPRRDVVSPTNALSATQMRELLDSIPRETDSGILHRALLMMFFTTGLRKSEILNLKFKDYREINEYRVLEFIGKGGKIGQKVLHPECIESLDLYILNMEKIARKLEREDWLFQPSHNPTNPDRLNKPLNPKTINEIVDYYARKIGLNFKVTPHSARATFIGELLEQGVDIYSVAREVNHSSVKTTQEYDKRKKKLSDSPVFKLKF; this is translated from the coding sequence ATGGGAGAAAAGAAATTAGAGCAAATTGCTCACCCATTCACTATCTACCAAGAGTTCTTTGATAATTTCAATTCAAGGCACACTCGCTCTAGCTATGAAATAGATATAAGACACTTTCTCACTTGGGCCTTTGAGGAGCTCTCTATGAAGTCCTACGCTGACTTAGAGAGAGCTCACATCATCAAGTATAGAAATTGGTTACAAGAAGTTGGTGGCCGCTATGGTCAGCCCTGCGCTCCTAAAACAATTGCGAGAAAACTCGCTGCCCTTTCAAGCTATAGTGACTTTCTAGTAGAGAAAAGTATTCTGGAATTTAATCCTGTCTCTTCTGTAAAAAGACCTAGAAGAGATGTTGTCTCCCCTACCAATGCACTCTCTGCAACACAGATGAGAGAGTTATTAGACTCTATTCCTAGAGAGACGGACTCAGGAATCCTTCACCGGGCCCTTCTTATGATGTTCTTTACAACAGGGCTTAGAAAGAGCGAAATTCTAAATCTTAAATTTAAAGACTACCGAGAAATTAATGAATATAGAGTCTTAGAATTTATTGGTAAGGGTGGAAAGATTGGACAGAAAGTTCTCCATCCAGAATGTATTGAGAGCTTAGATCTCTACATTCTCAATATGGAAAAAATAGCGAGAAAACTAGAGCGCGAAGACTGGCTCTTTCAACCCTCTCATAACCCAACAAATCCTGATCGCTTAAATAAACCTCTCAACCCAAAAACAATCAATGAGATTGTAGATTACTACGCAAGAAAAATTGGCCTTAATTTTAAAGTGACACCCCATTCGGCCAGAGCAACTTTCATTGGAGAACTCCTAGAGCAAGGAGTTGATATCTACTCTGTCGCCAGAGAGGTTAACCACTCTTCAGTTAAGACAACTCAGGAATACGATAAGAGAAAGAAGAAATTAAGTGATAGCCCGGTTTTTAAACTTAAATTCTAA
- a CDS encoding penicillin acylase family protein gives MKKITKKSQVLSFNKDENFSLKRRESGITEVFSKSKNAMAYAQALCHCEDRFMQIFLLRIIGKGRICELLKDNEESLKIDIFMRQMDFYNSTLEDLEKLPIDVKNYFQSYADGVNHFLKKRGKTWEFKLLGVHLEPWTIQDSLMVIKIMSYIGLAQTQQDAEKFIIQSIREEINIEKLKSLFSPHLDGIEDDTLKNLKILEYFEGLIPDEVKFNSLLPKMMASNNWIVSPKKSKTGSVIQCNDPHLEINRLPGIWYEQVLHMGDRNFQGVSMPGLPGIIMGRSDKVSFGFTYGFMDMVDYFIEDVSNENYLRDGKYESFLMREEVILRKKNPEFQFNIYENECGTLETNPMDGAPLKNGLYLNRAWTAKKSGAIGSALALYEMLESDDIYSMKKALSKISISCNWLLGDSEGNIAYQQSGLSPKRASSGLYPLRASDKLNHWDGMIEAENLSGLVNPAEGFLATANNDLKNYLNPETPLTINLPMGPYRVDRINQLLQEREKFSVQDFKEMQSDLYSLQAHHYMNELSALLANDEVSETLKSWDYCYDKNSKGATIFEEFYHNLLEEVFTDDFFPTSPWKYIEKKSSILVDFYYFFDKVIIENNPLWFAKKSKMDCFKNALARTQKLFLETRIQTWGEKRKVKMTNILFDGKLPNFLGFDYGPISIEGSRATIVQGALYESHGRISTFCPSMRFITDLAERKSYTVLAGGVSDRRFSKFYTSEIQDWLNFKYKEESLD, from the coding sequence TTGAAAAAGATCACTAAGAAATCCCAAGTATTATCCTTTAATAAAGACGAAAATTTTTCTTTAAAAAGAAGAGAAAGCGGTATTACAGAAGTTTTCTCCAAGAGCAAGAATGCCATGGCCTACGCTCAAGCACTTTGCCACTGTGAAGACCGCTTTATGCAAATTTTCCTCCTAAGAATAATTGGCAAGGGAAGAATCTGTGAACTCCTTAAAGACAACGAGGAGAGCTTAAAGATAGATATCTTTATGAGGCAGATGGATTTCTATAACTCAACTCTAGAAGACTTAGAAAAACTTCCTATTGATGTAAAAAACTATTTTCAGTCTTATGCCGATGGAGTTAATCACTTTCTAAAAAAAAGAGGAAAGACTTGGGAGTTCAAGCTCCTAGGAGTTCACTTAGAACCATGGACAATTCAAGACTCTCTCATGGTCATAAAAATCATGTCCTATATTGGCCTTGCCCAGACCCAACAGGACGCTGAAAAGTTTATTATTCAAAGTATTAGAGAAGAAATCAATATAGAGAAGTTAAAATCACTTTTCTCTCCTCATCTTGATGGTATCGAAGACGATACTTTAAAAAATCTAAAAATTTTAGAATACTTTGAAGGCCTAATTCCCGATGAAGTGAAGTTTAATTCGCTCCTACCAAAGATGATGGCCTCTAATAATTGGATCGTTTCTCCAAAGAAGTCTAAAACAGGAAGTGTTATTCAATGTAATGACCCTCACCTAGAGATAAATCGTCTACCAGGAATCTGGTACGAGCAAGTGCTTCATATGGGAGATAGGAATTTTCAAGGTGTCTCCATGCCAGGCTTACCTGGAATAATAATGGGAAGAAGTGATAAAGTGAGCTTTGGTTTCACTTATGGCTTTATGGATATGGTTGATTACTTTATTGAAGATGTGAGTAATGAGAACTATCTGCGAGACGGTAAGTATGAAAGTTTTCTAATGCGTGAAGAAGTGATTCTTAGAAAGAAGAATCCTGAATTTCAATTTAATATCTATGAAAATGAATGTGGAACTCTTGAAACAAATCCAATGGACGGTGCTCCTTTAAAAAATGGTCTCTACCTAAATAGGGCCTGGACAGCTAAGAAGAGCGGCGCTATTGGTTCCGCCCTCGCTCTCTACGAAATGCTTGAATCCGATGATATTTACTCGATGAAGAAAGCTCTCTCTAAGATTTCTATTTCATGTAATTGGCTTCTTGGTGATAGCGAAGGGAATATTGCTTATCAACAGTCAGGACTCTCTCCAAAGAGAGCTTCTAGTGGCCTCTACCCACTTCGTGCCAGTGATAAATTAAATCACTGGGACGGTATGATTGAAGCTGAAAACCTCAGTGGTCTGGTTAATCCAGCAGAAGGATTTCTTGCCACTGCAAATAATGATTTAAAAAATTATTTAAATCCTGAGACTCCTTTAACTATTAATCTTCCAATGGGACCTTATAGAGTTGATCGTATCAATCAACTCTTGCAGGAAAGAGAAAAGTTCTCAGTACAAGACTTTAAAGAAATGCAAAGTGATCTTTATAGTCTTCAGGCCCATCACTATATGAATGAGCTATCAGCTCTTCTTGCCAATGATGAAGTGAGCGAAACGCTAAAGTCTTGGGACTACTGTTATGACAAGAATTCAAAAGGAGCCACCATCTTTGAAGAATTCTATCACAATCTACTTGAAGAAGTTTTTACTGATGACTTCTTTCCAACTTCTCCGTGGAAGTATATTGAAAAGAAATCGTCTATACTTGTTGATTTCTATTACTTCTTCGACAAGGTAATTATCGAAAATAACCCTCTTTGGTTCGCTAAGAAATCCAAAATGGATTGTTTTAAAAATGCTCTAGCTAGAACTCAGAAACTATTTCTAGAGACACGAATTCAAACTTGGGGAGAAAAGAGAAAAGTTAAAATGACAAATATTCTCTTTGATGGGAAGTTGCCAAACTTTCTTGGATTTGATTACGGGCCAATTTCAATTGAAGGCTCAAGAGCAACAATTGTTCAGGGCGCTCTCTACGAATCCCACGGAAGGATTTCAACTTTTTGTCCATCAATGAGGTTTATAACTGATCTCGCAGAAAGAAAGAGCTACACAGTACTCGCGGGCGGTGTCAGTGATAGACGTTTCTCAAAATTCTACACAAGTGAAATTCAAGATTGGCTAAATTTTAAATATAAAGAAGAATCTCTAGATTGA
- a CDS encoding 1-acylglycerol-3-phosphate O-acyltransferase → MILKTVRFILALILLALVGIVGTIVSALRPFNPNNVYIMARMVRLGTTILGIEVVKRNVDKLQDNRPGLFISNHQHNIDVFIACHILPDRTVSLGKKSLRWIPLFGQFYWLSGNVLIDRKNKRSAHGTMDQVGAAIREKNTSIWMMPEGTRSHGRGVLPFKKGAFFTAINAQVPISPICISSYDVGLDFSKWKSGKVIVEVLDAIPTEGLTKKDVGTLCENTYQLMKKKVQELDNELS, encoded by the coding sequence ATGATTTTAAAAACTGTACGATTCATTCTTGCACTTATCCTCCTTGCCCTTGTTGGTATTGTTGGAACAATAGTAAGTGCCCTCAGACCCTTCAATCCAAATAATGTATACATCATGGCCCGCATGGTAAGGCTTGGAACAACGATTCTTGGAATTGAAGTTGTTAAAAGAAATGTTGATAAGCTTCAGGATAATAGACCTGGTTTATTTATCTCAAACCATCAGCACAATATTGATGTCTTTATTGCCTGTCATATCCTTCCAGATAGAACAGTTTCACTTGGGAAGAAAAGCCTGCGCTGGATTCCACTCTTTGGTCAATTCTACTGGCTAAGTGGTAATGTACTTATTGACAGAAAAAATAAGCGCAGCGCTCACGGAACGATGGATCAAGTCGGTGCTGCAATTCGAGAAAAGAATACTTCTATCTGGATGATGCCCGAAGGGACTAGGAGTCACGGCCGCGGTGTTCTTCCTTTTAAAAAAGGGGCTTTCTTTACCGCTATAAATGCGCAAGTTCCTATTTCCCCTATCTGCATAAGCTCCTATGATGTAGGCCTTGATTTTTCTAAATGGAAATCAGGAAAAGTTATTGTTGAAGTCCTTGATGCTATCCCCACTGAAGGTCTAACAAAAAAAGATGTCGGAACTCTATGCGAAAACACCTATCAGCTCATGAAGAAGAAAGTCCAAGAACTTGACAACGAGTTAAGCTAA
- a CDS encoding site-specific integrase: MNKKNQGWLNQYLENCSKQNKSIHTIKNYKSDLDKYLLWYEFTFNSPISAKKKDIIGLYKSFLLNGGLLYKKESFLRRLLRFRPKKVILFEQSPLSNNSTKRHLSSIKNFYEFLKQTHEDHSNLFLINPVKEKIHGIKVKDTDITHTPILPYEQWRILIESTYRTRERLILQLLYWGGLRLSELTQLKFSNFDSQRKTMKVIRKGGYIHEFHPQRFDEIMKDITFLMRDAKSDFIFTNYLGNCLSTRSMYNLIKKLLKVNCCDEDLGPHSFRKACATNLYKKTKDLLLVRDYLNHHDAKVTQTYIDIEPTKVQ, from the coding sequence ATGAATAAGAAAAACCAAGGATGGTTGAATCAGTACTTAGAGAATTGCTCTAAGCAAAATAAATCCATCCATACCATTAAAAATTATAAGAGTGATTTAGATAAGTACCTACTCTGGTATGAGTTCACTTTTAACTCTCCCATCAGCGCAAAGAAGAAGGATATTATTGGCCTCTATAAATCATTTCTTCTAAATGGAGGTCTTCTTTATAAGAAAGAAAGTTTTCTAAGAAGACTTCTCCGCTTTAGGCCTAAGAAAGTTATACTCTTTGAACAAAGTCCTCTTTCAAATAATTCTACGAAGAGACACCTAAGTTCTATAAAGAATTTCTATGAATTTTTGAAACAGACACATGAAGATCACTCCAACCTCTTTCTTATAAATCCTGTAAAAGAAAAGATTCATGGAATAAAAGTTAAAGATACTGATATTACCCATACTCCTATACTCCCCTACGAGCAGTGGCGAATCTTGATTGAATCAACTTATAGAACAAGAGAGAGGCTTATTCTTCAACTTCTCTATTGGGGGGGGCTTAGACTTAGCGAGCTTACTCAACTTAAATTTTCAAATTTTGACTCTCAAAGAAAGACGATGAAGGTTATACGAAAGGGTGGTTATATTCACGAATTTCATCCTCAGCGCTTTGATGAAATAATGAAAGATATAACTTTCTTAATGAGGGATGCAAAATCAGATTTTATTTTTACTAACTACTTAGGTAATTGCCTTAGTACTAGAAGTATGTACAATTTAATAAAGAAGCTTTTAAAAGTTAATTGTTGCGATGAAGATCTTGGGCCCCATAGTTTTAGAAAAGCCTGCGCAACCAATCTTTATAAGAAAACGAAGGATCTCCTCCTAGTGAGAGATTACTTGAATCACCATGATGCTAAAGTCACTCAGACCTATATAGATATTGAGCCCACTAAGGTGCAATGA
- a CDS encoding KamA family radical SAM protein, whose product MSNIDHSKIRELEHRNFRNDDFWKEIPEWANVTRGEFADHKWQLKNSVRKVDQVERFLGSKISKEHMDDIREGQHITPMNIRITPYIFALIDWKDPLNCPLRKQFLPMGSQFLEDHPYYKSDSLSEDDDSPVPMLTHRYPDKVLFLPTTICPVYCSYCTRSRIIGGSTESIEKETYGANQKKWDDVFEYLSNHPRIEDVVISGGDAFMLTPKQIRYIGENLLRIPHIRRIRLATKGIAIFPQKVLTDDEWFEAVQEIHALGRSFGKQVVIHTHFSCAREITKWSQMAMDRLFQAGIVVRNQAVLQEGVNNHVDEMVLLTRQVGYLNIQPYYVYMHDMVPGCEHFRTTLREAVELEKSVRGTTAGFNTPTFVCDLPGGGGKRHVASYEYYDEENGISVWKAPHVKPGQTFTYFDPIHKLSPEAQARWAEPAKRQEMIDAAIAKVKK is encoded by the coding sequence ATGTCTAATATTGATCATTCAAAAATTAGAGAACTAGAGCACAGAAACTTTAGAAATGACGACTTTTGGAAAGAGATTCCTGAATGGGCCAACGTCACTAGAGGAGAGTTTGCTGACCATAAGTGGCAACTTAAGAACTCTGTTCGAAAGGTAGATCAAGTAGAGAGATTTCTAGGATCAAAAATCTCTAAAGAACATATGGACGACATCAGAGAAGGTCAACATATCACACCGATGAATATTAGGATTACTCCATATATTTTTGCGTTAATTGATTGGAAAGATCCTCTTAATTGTCCTCTTAGAAAACAATTTCTCCCAATGGGAAGTCAATTCTTAGAAGATCATCCTTACTATAAATCTGACTCACTAAGTGAAGATGATGATTCTCCAGTTCCGATGCTTACTCATAGATACCCAGATAAGGTTCTCTTTTTGCCAACGACAATTTGTCCTGTGTATTGCTCTTATTGTACGCGTTCAAGAATTATTGGTGGATCAACTGAATCAATTGAAAAAGAAACTTATGGTGCAAATCAAAAGAAGTGGGACGATGTCTTTGAATACTTAAGTAATCACCCAAGAATTGAAGATGTTGTGATTTCTGGTGGAGACGCTTTCATGTTAACTCCAAAACAGATTAGATATATTGGTGAAAACCTTTTAAGAATCCCTCATATTAGAAGAATTCGTCTTGCGACTAAAGGGATTGCTATTTTCCCGCAGAAAGTTCTGACTGATGATGAGTGGTTTGAAGCTGTTCAAGAGATTCACGCTCTTGGAAGATCGTTTGGAAAGCAAGTAGTTATTCACACGCATTTTTCTTGCGCAAGAGAGATTACAAAGTGGTCCCAAATGGCGATGGACAGATTATTCCAAGCAGGAATCGTGGTGAGAAATCAAGCGGTTCTTCAAGAAGGAGTAAATAATCACGTAGATGAAATGGTTCTTCTTACAAGACAAGTTGGTTACCTAAATATTCAACCATACTATGTCTACATGCACGATATGGTTCCAGGGTGCGAGCACTTTAGAACAACTCTTAGAGAAGCAGTAGAGCTAGAGAAATCAGTGAGAGGAACAACTGCTGGATTTAATACTCCAACATTCGTTTGCGATCTTCCTGGTGGTGGTGGTAAGAGACACGTTGCCTCTTACGAATACTATGATGAAGAAAATGGTATTTCAGTTTGGAAAGCGCCTCATGTGAAACCTGGTCAAACGTTCACTTACTTTGATCCAATTCACAAACTCTCTCCAGAAGCTCAAGCAAGATGGGCCGAGCCTGCGAAGAGGCAAGAGATGATTGATGCGGCGATAGCAAAAGTAAAAAAATAA
- a CDS encoding TldD/PmbA family protein has product MEMQTLEKIIDVALKNGADQADIVVDSGESITVKSEQGEISSYEVSGTQVLGLRVIKDNKIGSSYCEATDDDTIATLVKQALENAKYSKEEELEKIDVQRSELIDGTKSFKYDTERTQPEKLIEMALMIEKDLMAKDTCLKTPPYNGVGEYIDQSLYLNHLGTKCIEKSKAYACYTAALLEKDGKQSMHVHQSLTRKFQELNPSDCIDVSYEHALGLINGAPVKTGHYDIVFSTDKLAQFFNVFASLFSAKAAINDMNPWKNKLSSIVASPSLTMTDAPLLEKGFAYSMFDGEGNMMSETPLIKDGVLTGFYQNSYTSKKLGQENTFNATRSPKSSLGVGGTNKVISPVEADDSSFNKGTYFEIIAEQGMYSGSDAISGDFSFAASGYLVENGERVRPIKGVTVSGNFYTVIKEISNIGRLVHSNTSATFFSPKIRFASLSVAGD; this is encoded by the coding sequence ATGGAAATGCAAACTTTAGAAAAAATAATTGATGTTGCCTTAAAAAATGGAGCTGACCAAGCAGATATCGTTGTAGACTCGGGAGAGAGTATTACAGTGAAATCTGAGCAAGGAGAAATATCATCTTATGAAGTTTCTGGAACTCAGGTCTTAGGACTAAGAGTAATTAAAGACAACAAGATTGGTAGTTCTTACTGTGAAGCCACTGATGACGACACGATCGCTACCCTAGTGAAGCAGGCCCTTGAAAACGCAAAATACTCCAAAGAAGAAGAGTTAGAGAAAATTGATGTACAAAGATCTGAACTTATAGATGGTACTAAGAGTTTTAAATATGACACTGAGAGAACTCAACCTGAGAAGCTAATTGAAATGGCACTAATGATTGAAAAAGATCTAATGGCCAAGGATACTTGTTTAAAAACTCCTCCTTATAATGGTGTTGGAGAGTATATTGATCAGAGCCTCTACTTAAATCACCTTGGAACAAAGTGCATTGAAAAGAGCAAGGCCTATGCATGTTACACAGCGGCCCTACTTGAGAAAGATGGTAAGCAAAGCATGCACGTTCACCAATCACTCACTAGAAAGTTTCAAGAGCTCAACCCAAGTGATTGTATCGATGTCTCTTACGAACATGCTCTTGGGCTTATCAATGGAGCTCCTGTTAAAACTGGACACTATGATATCGTCTTCTCTACTGATAAACTCGCTCAATTCTTCAACGTCTTTGCAAGCCTCTTTTCAGCAAAAGCTGCTATTAATGATATGAACCCATGGAAGAATAAGCTTAGCTCTATTGTCGCAAGCCCAAGTCTAACAATGACAGATGCTCCTCTCTTGGAGAAAGGTTTTGCATATTCAATGTTTGACGGAGAAGGAAATATGATGAGTGAGACACCTCTAATAAAAGATGGTGTCCTTACAGGATTCTATCAGAACTCATACACCTCTAAGAAGCTAGGACAAGAAAATACTTTCAATGCGACAAGATCACCAAAATCTTCACTTGGAGTTGGTGGAACAAATAAAGTGATTTCTCCCGTAGAAGCAGATGATAGCAGCTTTAACAAAGGAACGTACTTTGAAATCATTGCCGAGCAAGGAATGTACTCTGGATCTGATGCTATCAGTGGAGATTTCTCATTTGCTGCCAGTGGTTACCTCGTAGAAAATGGAGAGAGAGTAAGACCTATAAAAGGTGTAACAGTTTCCGGTAACTTCTATACCGTAATAAAAGAAATCTCCAATATTGGAAGACTTGTTCACAGTAATACTAGCGCAACCTTCTTCTCACCTAAGATTAGATTTGCTTCTTTAAGTGTTGCTGGCGACTAA
- a CDS encoding TldD/PmbA family protein, producing the protein MLNPQIANDVIAYGISLGADFAEVFVEKHNSTNISVLSSKVHEIKSGIDFGIGIRLIYGTKVLYGYTNRTDKDELLRITRALAAQDKRDPVATSAALSFMKNVDHHKVLHGLAQDDISMDQKIQYLLRIDAAARKDSDKISQVTCGVLQRLQDIEIFNSEGLHITDTRNYTRLMANAVATDGNEQSTGYEAPGALSGWEMVDTINPTELGEVVSKQALIKLTAGDCPAGKMPVVIDNGFGGVIFHEACGHLLETTSVQKKASVFWDKMQEDIAHSAVSAVDDGTMENLWGSINIDDEGMPTQKTQLIKDGKLTSFLVDKVGSMKTGFERTGSGRRQSYKYAPASRMRNTYIEAGEHSLDDILATIDNGIYCKKMGGGSVKPGTGEFNFSAQESYLIKNGKIDRPLKGATLIGTGPEVLRKISMVGNNLELAAGMCGSVSGAIPTSVGQAALKVDEILVGGKA; encoded by the coding sequence ATGTTAAATCCACAAATTGCTAATGATGTCATTGCTTACGGAATATCTCTCGGTGCTGATTTTGCCGAGGTATTTGTTGAAAAGCATAACTCTACTAATATCAGTGTTCTAAGTTCTAAAGTGCATGAAATAAAATCTGGAATCGATTTCGGAATAGGAATCAGATTAATCTACGGAACAAAGGTTCTCTACGGTTACACAAATAGAACTGACAAAGACGAACTTCTAAGAATTACAAGGGCCCTTGCCGCTCAAGATAAGAGAGATCCCGTAGCAACGAGTGCGGCCCTAAGCTTCATGAAGAATGTTGACCACCATAAAGTCTTACACGGTCTCGCTCAGGACGATATCTCTATGGATCAAAAGATTCAATATCTCCTAAGAATTGATGCCGCCGCAAGGAAAGATTCCGACAAAATATCTCAGGTAACTTGTGGAGTTTTACAAAGACTTCAGGACATTGAGATTTTTAACTCTGAAGGGCTTCATATAACTGATACAAGAAATTATACGCGCCTCATGGCCAACGCTGTCGCCACAGATGGTAATGAGCAGAGCACTGGCTACGAAGCGCCTGGAGCTCTTTCAGGTTGGGAGATGGTAGATACTATTAATCCTACTGAACTTGGAGAAGTTGTTTCTAAACAAGCTCTTATAAAGCTTACGGCAGGAGATTGCCCCGCAGGAAAAATGCCTGTCGTCATCGACAATGGTTTTGGAGGAGTTATCTTTCACGAAGCTTGCGGTCACTTATTAGAGACAACATCTGTACAAAAGAAAGCTTCTGTATTTTGGGATAAAATGCAAGAAGATATCGCCCACTCTGCTGTTAGTGCTGTCGATGATGGAACAATGGAAAACCTTTGGGGTTCTATTAATATTGATGACGAAGGGATGCCGACTCAGAAAACTCAACTTATAAAAGATGGAAAACTCACAAGCTTTCTAGTTGATAAAGTAGGTTCAATGAAAACTGGTTTTGAAAGAACTGGTTCCGGAAGAAGACAGAGTTATAAATATGCACCAGCTTCTAGAATGAGAAATACCTACATTGAGGCAGGAGAGCACTCTCTAGATGATATTCTTGCAACAATTGATAACGGAATCTACTGTAAGAAAATGGGAGGAGGTTCTGTCAAACCAGGTACGGGAGAATTTAACTTCTCTGCACAAGAAAGCTACCTAATTAAAAATGGTAAAATTGATCGTCCACTAAAAGGTGCTACTCTGATAGGGACAGGGCCAGAGGTTCTAAGAAAGATAAGTATGGTTGGAAATAATCTAGAGTTGGCCGCAGGAATGTGTGGTTCAGTGTCGGGAGCGATTCCAACTTCTGTTGGGCAAGCTGCTCTTAAAGTTGATGAAATACTTGTAGGAGGAAAAGCCTAA
- a CDS encoding cyclic nucleotide-gated ion channel has product MIHLHKSKLTSNELIWNGLIFVAVFLTALEAPFSFTYRTNIQTWQLWSDSIISLIFITDVIYQIRERYFKTQRASKAVKSSGTVWWSMIAIDIMASIPYDVLTYSFDLHGYQFFGLLRLLRLVRVARLYALMSNLALVPKFLRVSILSCVSIMVIHWIACGWSMIHPEQLKDVTTHYIKSLYWAVTTLTTIGYGDITPTTTLGRLYTMPIMILGVGVYGFVIANVTRLFTTADRYKEKSKERLGDVATFMKYYNIPERLQGQVFGYYNHLLNKRLTENDTTIIADLPLALQHELQTYMNMRLIRTVPVFKNCSHACLKDVASALEQKSYSPGQNIIRIGELGKEMFMIGHGTVDVIFNDGTVVATLHEGQIFGEAALLRETTRNADVRAQNYCDLYILNKEDFTEIIKKHPDLLENMERVTTRRSSDRRSKAA; this is encoded by the coding sequence ATGATCCACTTGCATAAATCTAAATTGACTTCAAATGAATTAATCTGGAATGGATTAATCTTTGTCGCTGTTTTCTTAACGGCCCTTGAAGCCCCTTTTAGTTTTACCTACAGGACAAATATTCAAACTTGGCAATTGTGGTCAGATTCGATTATATCCCTCATTTTTATTACCGATGTAATTTATCAAATTAGAGAAAGATATTTTAAGACTCAAAGAGCAAGTAAAGCTGTTAAGAGTAGTGGCACTGTATGGTGGTCAATGATTGCGATTGATATTATGGCCTCTATTCCATACGACGTTCTAACCTATAGTTTCGATTTACACGGCTATCAATTCTTTGGACTATTAAGACTGCTAAGACTTGTAAGAGTTGCTAGACTCTATGCTCTCATGAGCAACCTTGCTTTAGTTCCAAAGTTTTTAAGAGTCTCAATACTTTCTTGTGTATCGATAATGGTTATTCACTGGATCGCTTGCGGTTGGTCAATGATTCATCCAGAACAACTAAAAGACGTTACTACTCACTATATTAAATCACTCTACTGGGCCGTTACAACTCTAACGACAATTGGTTACGGGGACATTACTCCAACGACAACTCTCGGTAGACTTTATACAATGCCGATAATGATTCTTGGTGTTGGTGTTTACGGTTTTGTAATTGCAAATGTCACTCGCCTCTTTACTACTGCCGATAGATATAAAGAGAAGTCCAAAGAAAGACTTGGAGATGTGGCCACCTTTATGAAGTACTACAACATCCCAGAGAGACTTCAGGGACAAGTTTTTGGTTATTATAATCACCTTCTAAATAAACGCCTTACAGAAAATGATACGACTATTATCGCCGATCTTCCGCTAGCTCTACAACATGAGCTTCAAACATACATGAATATGAGACTGATTAGAACTGTTCCTGTTTTTAAAAATTGTTCTCATGCTTGTCTAAAAGATGTTGCCAGTGCTTTAGAGCAAAAGTCTTACTCTCCAGGACAAAATATAATTAGAATTGGAGAATTAGGAAAAGAAATGTTCATGATTGGTCACGGTACAGTTGATGTCATTTTCAATGATGGAACAGTTGTGGCGACTCTTCACGAGGGACAAATTTTTGGAGAAGCCGCTCTTCTTAGAGAAACAACTAGAAATGCTGACGTTCGAGCACAGAATTACTGTGATCTCTACATTCTAAATAAAGAAGATTTTACAGAAATTATCAAAAAACATCCTGATCTACTCGAAAATATGGAACGAGTCACCACAAGAAGATCTTCCGACAGACGCAGTAAAGCCGCGTAA